In one window of Henckelia pumila isolate YLH828 chromosome 1, ASM3356847v2, whole genome shotgun sequence DNA:
- the LOC140862117 gene encoding uncharacterized protein yields the protein MDKEWMSKSRLSREYEHGVESFLKFAIKNAEDREAISCPCTKCGNLKKKKVETIRAHMYSNGIDLTYHTWIWHGERSAMKNSNNDRDQEREDVPKFDAEEPIDMVHAAFDSYAENPTTFKNLLEDAEKPLYPGCSKFTRLSAVVKLFNLKAKYSWSDKSCTDLLNLLGEMLPDDNEFPLYFYDAKKSLCALGITYEKIHACPNDCILYRKEYEDMNSCPTCGMSRWKMGQKDTIKEGVPAKVLWYFPPIPRFVRMFRNKEFSKELTWHADKRLNDGYLRHPADAPSWKLVDHKWPNFAADSRNLRLAISADGINPHGMMSSTYSCWPVLMITYNLPPWLCMKRKFMMLTMLISGPKQTGNDIDVYLAPLIDDLKFLWDTGVEAYDAYRQETFSLRVVLLWTINDFPAYGNMSGCIVKGYHACPICGEETYSTRLKHSRKMSYTGHRRFLPANHPYRRQRKAFNGYQEFNPAPKPLIGDEVFKKVNEIHCHWGKMRKKIQSTKDDVKPSFKKKSIFFELEYWKHLYVRHVLDVMHIEKNVCESLLGTLLDIPGKTKDGIAARLDLAEMNLRADLAPVMGEKKSFLPAACYTLTKDEKRKILNSLCGMQLPKCYSSNVKNFVSMKDLKLVGLKSHDYHTLMQQLLPVAIRGLLPKHVRDSITRLCFFFNELCNKVMDPSKLDELQRKIVIILCLLEKYFPPLFFDIMIHLTVHLVREVKLCGPVWYRYMYPFERYMKILKGYVRNRNRPEGCMAECYIAEEAVEFCSDYLGSLHTIGIPTSHRQIELTKALSAAIVQSIAEDELQQAHRYVLENDVDTDGYIE from the coding sequence ATGGACAAAGAATGGATGTCAAAGTCTCGGTTATCAAGGGAATATGAGCATGGAGTAGAGTCTTTCTTgaaatttgcaataaaaaatGCCGAGGATCGGGAAGCAATATCTTGTCCATGTACAAAATGTGGTAATctgaaaaagaaaaaggtagAGACTATAAGGGCACACATGTATTCTAATGGTATAGATTTGACATATCATACTTGGATATGGCATGGTGAAAGGTCTGCGATGAAGAACTCAAATAATGATCGTGATCAAGAAAGGGAAGATGTACCAAAGTTTGACGCCGAGGAACCAATAGATATGGTACATGCTGCATTTGATAGTTATGCTGAGAATCCAACCACATTCAAAAATCTACTTGAAGATGCTGAGAAACCTTTATATCCTGGATGCAGTAAATTTACAAGGTTATCTGCAGTTGTaaaattattcaacttgaaaGCCAAATATAGTTGGAGTGACAAAAGTTGCACCGACCTACTCAATTTGTTAGGAGAAATGCTTCCAGATGACAACGAATTTCCTTTATATTTCTACGATGCAAAGAAAAGCTTGTGTGCATTAGGGATTACTTATGAGAAAATCCATGCTTGCCCTAATGATTGCATCTTATACCGGAAGGAGTATGAGGATATGAACAGTTGTCCTACTTGTGGGATGTCAAGGTGGAAGATGGGCCAAAAAGATACGATAAAGGAAGGAGTTCCTGCAAAGGTTCTATGGTACTTCCCTCCAATTCCGAGATTTGTACGAATGTTTCGGAATAAGGAGTTTTCCAAGGAGCTGACTTGGCATGCTGATAAAAGACTTAATGACGGATACTTACGCCATCCAGCTGATGCACCTTCTTGGAAATTAGTAGATCACAAGTGGCCAAATTTTGCTGCTGATTCAAGAAATCTTAGATTGGCCATTTCAGCTGACGGGATCAATCCCCATGGTATGATGAGTTCTACATATAGTTGTTGGCCAGTTTTAATGATCACTTACAATCTTCCCCCGTGGTTGTGTATGAAGAGAAAATTTATGATGCTCACAATGTTGATTTCTGGTCCCAAACAAACAGGAAATGATATCGATGTTTACTTAGCACCTCTAATCGATGACTTGAAATTCCTATGGGATACAGGTGTTGAAGCATATGATGCATATAGACAAGAAACCTTCTCGCTCAGAGTTGTCTTGCTGTGGACCATTAATGACTTTCCTGCATATGGAAACATGTCAGGATGTATTGTGAAAGGATATCACGCATGTCCGATTTGTGGTGAAGAAACATATTCAACAAGGTTGAAACATAGCAGAAAAATGTCGTACACAGGCCATAGAAGGTTTCTACCTGCAAATCATCCTTATCGAAGGCAAAGAAAGGCATTTAATGGGTACCAAGAGTTCAACCCTGCACCCAAACCATTGATTGGCGATGAAGTGTTTAAAAAAGTCAATGAAATTCATTGTCATTGGGGAAAAATGAGAAAGAAGATTCAGTCCACGAAGGATGATGTTAAACCATCCTtcaaaaagaaatcaattttCTTTGAACTTGAGTATTGGAAACATCTATATGTTAGACATGTTCTTGATGTGATGCATATAGAAAAAAACGTCTGTGAAAGTCTTCTCGGTACGTTGCTTGACATTCCGGGAAAAACAAAGGATGGAATTGCAGCTAGATTAGACCTTGCTGAAATGAATTTGAGGGCAGATTTGGCTCCAGTGATGGGGGAGAAGAAATCTTTTCTGCCAGCAGCATGTTATACACTTACAAAAGATGAGAAAAGAAAGATTTTGAATTCTTTGTGTGGAATGCAATTACCTAAATGTTACTCATCCAACGTTAAAAACTTTgtttcgatgaaggacttgaaaCTTGTTGGCCTTAAGTCACATGACTACCACACTTTAATGCAGCAATTACTTCCAGTGGCCATACGTGGTCTCTTGCCCAAACATGTCAGAGACTCTATCACTCgtttgtgcttcttcttcaatGAGCTATGTAATAAAGTGATGGATCCCTCAAAGTTGGATGAGCTGCAGAGAAAGATTGTGATCATATTGTGTTTACTTGAAAAGTATTTTCCACCTTTGTTTTTTGACATAATGATTCATTTAACAGTTCATCTTGTGCGAGAGGTGAAATTATGTGGCCCAGTTTGGTATAGGTACATGTATCCCTTTGAAAGATACATGAAGATTTTGAAAGGTTATGTGCGAAATCGCAATAGACCGGAAGGTTGCATGGCTGAATGTTATATTGCTGAAGAGGCGGTTGAATTTTGCTCAGACTATCTTGGTAGTTTGCACACAATTGGGATCCCTACAAGTCATCGACAAATAGAACTTACTAAAGCTTTGTCGGCTGCAATTGTGCAATCCATTGCTGAGGATGAGTTGCAACAAGCACATCGTTATGTATTGGAAAATGATGTTGACACTGATGGCTATATTGAGTAA